The genomic segment AAAGGacagtttgcttgtttttttctggaGAGAGGAGGCTTTTTTCTGGTAACCCTTCCAAATAAGACTTGTTAACTCTTTTCTAATTGTACCATCATGAACTTCCGCATTTAAAAATGCTAACAAAGGCCTCTACTGTCTGTGATGTATCTCTTGGGTTTTTTGGAGTTTCTCTGAACATTGCATAGTCTGACCTTGGGctgaatttgctgggatgtaCACTTGTCTGAGGATGGATAGCTCCCTTGAATGTTTCCGAGTTGTGAATAATCATTCTCATTGTACAGAGATGGAGTTGAAATTATTTGGAAATGACCTTATGACCTTTTCCAGTGTTGATTTGTTAAGGCCACTGCTGTCTTTCCTTCTTGGCACTATGTTAACATGTGCCTGAATGCCTCAGACCAGTAAACTGCCAAAACTTTTATATAGGTGCTCACACTTGTAAATGATCAGTTAAGTCCATGTGATTAGCAACACCTGGATCCTCCTCACTCTCTAAATTCCTATGGAAGAATACAGAgtgtactttctttttgtaCTTGGGCAATAGTGGCTCAAGatttggcagttcgtcttgtgatcagaaggttgccggttcgagccccggctccgacagtctcggtcgttgtgtccttgggcaagacacttcacccgttgcctactggtggtggtcagagggcccggtggcgccagtgtccggcagcctcgcctctgtcagtgcgccccagggcagctgtggctacaacgtagcttgccatcaccagtgtgtgaatgtgtgtgtgaatgggtggatgactgaatgtagtgtaaagcgctttggggtccatagggactaagtaaagcgctatacaaatacaggccatttaccatttcacgTGACTTTTAGATCATCTTTTTAAAGATGAAACCCTGTCCTAACTGACGGTGTAAATGTTTGTGTGCAGGTATCAAATGGTTTCAGATGGAGCAGTGTGGATCAACCACACGCGTACAGACAACCCGGAGCAGGTACTGATCCCCAAACTCCACATCCTGGCTAATGGACTCACGCTGCTCAGAGTGGGCAAGAAGAACTTCTACATTATCAAGTGGCTTAGCCTCTGACGGTGCCTTATCAAGCAGGGGACCACTATATTGTAATGGACTAACTGGGAAGGTAGGCGACTACACCTCAGCAGAGTCAGGAAGGatcatttttcccttttttggatataaatatgtgtatgtacagattaaatgtttatttaaaaccaTCCTATTAAAAGCGTTTGATATCACGATTGCTTCCTGCTTACTTTGTATGGATATTGAGAGTCGGTGTGATGACCACTAGGGGGCACCATTGCCCCAGAATTAATGGTGGCCAGCCAGCAGCCACAGCTGCAGCACATAGCCTGCTGTGACCTCTTAAGTAAATAATTGCTCACAGTAAAATTAAATTGCATCATTTCTTGCAGGTTGCTTGCTTCTATTTTAAGCAAATCCAATTTGTTTCATCTTGATCAGAACCTGAGGCGAGCATCTTTTTTGACATCACtcttttgtttggggtttttttaggggtttttcttttttttttccccttcagtgGAAAAGTGTAAAACTTGGAcgataaagaaaaagaagctgGAAAAAGAAGCTtgataaatttaaaaacaaacagtactTTTGCTTGAAGATCACCTTTTTAAATAGAGccttaaataagaaaaaaagtttggacattattttcaaattaaattcaaaGCAGGGATTTGTACATTATTGTTGACCTGACTTGTGTTGAAAGCAACACATCTGCTCATTTTTAGCagattactgttttttttctaacagaTCCCTCCTCCTTGCAGGTAATGACCAAAACATTTAATCTAGTGTCCTCAATATGAGAGTCGGTGTAAATTTAGAAATCACTGCTTTGCACTTTTGCACACCCTGCCTACTTTTTTCCAGATTAgggttaaaaacataaaattaaaattttccatatttttctttttttattggtaATTTCTAATGGGATTTGGATGGTGCTAGGGATTTGTGTAAACCTGCTAAGTTTTTCCTGAGGTGTCGGGGAAAAAAACTTTAGCATTGAGTACTTttggcttcttcttttttttaattctaaatTTGCTGAGTTCTGATACTGTGTGGTTTTTTAgcagtgtgttttttgtgttgttttttttgctctgGGTTCTGGTGGCAGTGTGGACAGAGTCTGATGTGTGCTGACCTTGACCTTCCCCACTGAGGTGCAGATAATTGGTGGAAATGGCATGTCATAAAGATACACATTAGCCAGATtggcacagttttttttttttcttttttgctttgtttgttttgttttaatttaattgttcTGCACCTGTTAGGAGTGATTTGTTATgctattttttatttcaaagaTTACAATTTATCTTATTTGACACAGCCATGACAACATTTATTATCAATTACCTTTTTTTTGTACATCCTTTTTCCCCCACTCACAGTTATTTATTATACGTTAATTACAGAGTTACATATATACATGACACTCACACGctgatattttttgttttaagggAAAAAGAGAAATCAGAGCGGCTTAATTTAGCCGGTCCACCTTAAGAAAAGTAGGCGGGCTTAAAAACTCTGACCAATGAGCGACCTCTTTGGGAATTTAAATAGCTCAGTATGTCAATCATGCCCCTACCCCCACATCAACCTTTCGCCATATTGGGCGAAAGAGAAGGGTTGTCTGCAGTTTCTCTCGCTACGGGACAAAATTGACAGAGCGCCTTCAGTTCCTGAGCACTTTGTTTTGATGAGACTACGCAGGGCTTCACAACACGGCGGCTGTTCGCGTCTTCGTTCCGACGTATGCATGGCATAACGCGTTTTACGCTTGTTTTGGAGCTTTCTCAGCGAAGAGGAGATAACCGTTGTTTTtgagtgttgtgtgtgtgtgcgcgtgtgtgtgctgcttttttgtttgtttgtttttttcctcctcgtGAAAAACTGGACGCTCCGGGCTGTTTTAAAAAATTGCGTGTTTCGCTGGAGCAAAATGTCAGATGTTCGACTTTCAAACGGGAGCCCGACGCTGGAGCGGACGGACTCACGGCAGTCTGAACACCCGAAACCCTCAGCCTGCAGGAGCCTCTTCGGCTCGGTGGATCACGAAGAGTTAAAGAGGGATTTAAAGGGACATTTGCGGGAGTTGGAAGAGCGCGCCTCCGACCAGTGGGGCTTCGACTTCGCCACTGACACGCCGAGGGCCAACTCCAGGTTCGAGTGGAAACTAGTGGATTGCAGAGACCTGCCGGGCTTCTACACTCGGCAGCCGCTTACGAAGAAAGGCGTCTGCTCCACTGGGAATAACAATGTGGATCTTAACGGGAATCACAGTTGTGTTGTGGTGCCTCCGAGCGAAGATCCCGACAGGGCTGACGGGCAAATGGAGTGCACGGAACAGTGTACAGCGCTGAGGAAAAGACACGCGTGTCACGGTACTACATACGCTCCAGTTTAACCCGTTTACATCAGTTGTTTCTGAGCAACGCAGCTGATCGCGTATTGATCTGCACCGAAAATAGATTTTTGAAAATCATGGCCCCAAAAAAGCACTGTTAAAGAGTGGGGTTTGCCTGCAACACTGtaccaatattttttttatttttttttttaagaaatgacgaaaattttttttttttttttttttgctttttgcagaCTCCCCTGTTCCGAGCAAGAGGtcacacagcagctcagatgTTAGTTGTCCAAGTCGGAGTCACTCTGCAGAGCACACGCCCAGAAAGACCAGTCCCAAGAGGAAAACGTGAGAAAAGGTAAAGACTGTTTATGCAATagtttccccttttttttcatcttttttttttttccattaaggaaaagcaaagatttctttaaaagaaaaaaaaaaaaaggcctgtGCATAGTGTAACTACAGTAGGCGGTTT from the Oreochromis niloticus isolate F11D_XX linkage group LG7, O_niloticus_UMD_NMBU, whole genome shotgun sequence genome contains:
- the cdkn1bb gene encoding cyclin dependent kinase inhibitor 1Bb encodes the protein MSDVRLSNGSPTLERTDSRQSEHPKPSACRSLFGSVDHEELKRDLKGHLRELEERASDQWGFDFATDTPRANSRFEWKLVDCRDLPGFYTRQPLTKKGVCSTGNNNVDLNGNHSCVVVPPSEDPDRADGQMECTEQCTALRKRHACHDSPVPSKRSHSSSDVSCPSRSHSAEHTPRKTSPKRKT